The Lysobacter gummosus genome includes a region encoding these proteins:
- a CDS encoding LolA-related protein, with product MPMTLNKPCLMLALMFAAGSPRAAPVTEILAAQAPAAIAPAAQAADAAWILPRLAQPIPARTDFVEVRGSALLKAPLRVAGEYRRPDAATLVREVREPYAETTTIRTGDKPGQGEVSIARAGKPAKKFSLSRAPELVALQASFGALLGGDLAALEGHYRLGAEGTRRQWTITMTPKDAKVAARIREIVLLGRDDELRCIETRPARGNEQQRTLLASAARAAAGVSEASQLAALCRGHGATR from the coding sequence ATGCCGATGACGCTCAACAAGCCTTGCCTGATGCTGGCGCTGATGTTCGCCGCCGGGTCGCCGCGCGCCGCTCCGGTTACTGAAATCCTCGCCGCGCAAGCGCCGGCGGCGATCGCTCCGGCCGCGCAGGCCGCCGACGCGGCCTGGATCCTGCCGCGACTGGCCCAGCCGATCCCGGCCCGCACCGACTTCGTCGAAGTGCGCGGCTCGGCCTTGCTGAAGGCGCCGCTGCGCGTGGCCGGCGAATACCGCCGCCCCGATGCGGCCACGCTGGTGCGCGAGGTGCGCGAGCCCTACGCGGAGACCACCACCATCCGCACCGGCGACAAGCCCGGCCAGGGCGAGGTCAGCATCGCCCGCGCCGGCAAGCCGGCGAAGAAGTTCTCGCTGTCGCGCGCGCCGGAACTGGTCGCGTTGCAGGCCAGTTTCGGCGCCTTGCTCGGCGGCGATCTCGCCGCGCTGGAGGGGCACTACCGCCTCGGCGCCGAAGGCACGCGCCGGCAGTGGACGATCACGATGACGCCGAAGGACGCGAAAGTGGCCGCGCGCATTCGCGAGATCGTGCTGCTGGGCCGCGACGATGAATTGCGCTGCATCGAAACCCGGCCGGCGCGCGGCAACGAACAACAGCGCACCTTGCTCGCCAGCGCCGCGCGCGCGGCGGCGGGCGTGAGCGAAGCCAGCCAGCTCGCCGCGCTGTGCCGCGGCCACGGCGCGACGCGTTGA
- a CDS encoding acyltransferase encodes MTSSHWKQRPEGGSRFAFHLIRFIASKGGRAVARLTLFPIVAYFVIVRGPERRASRAYLARVLDRAPGLLEVARHIHTFAATILDRVYMLRSGMDRFDVKISGLEPIDRQIGRGQGMLLFGSHLGSFEALRVLARQRPDVKVRVVLDRGHNPHLTQLLDALDPEIARNVIDAGQDGPSIVFAIKQATDEGAIVALLVDRAAPGEPSTMASFLGASAPFPTAPWLIAAALKLPVVLAFGLYRGGPRYDLVFESFSDGVAIERHNRPAMLSALVQRYAERLQHHARSAPYNWFNFYDFWHADDAQQALPDAGADVRRRVAARRSGY; translated from the coding sequence ATGACCTCTTCGCATTGGAAGCAACGCCCGGAAGGCGGCAGCCGTTTCGCCTTCCACCTGATCCGCTTCATCGCCAGCAAGGGCGGCCGCGCGGTCGCGCGGCTGACGCTGTTTCCGATCGTCGCTTACTTCGTGATCGTGCGCGGGCCCGAGCGCCGCGCTTCGCGCGCTTACCTGGCGCGCGTGCTCGATCGCGCCCCGGGCCTGCTCGAAGTCGCGCGGCATATCCACACCTTCGCCGCGACCATCCTCGATCGCGTCTACATGCTGCGCAGCGGCATGGACCGCTTCGATGTGAAGATCAGCGGGCTGGAGCCGATCGACCGGCAGATCGGCCGCGGCCAGGGCATGTTGCTGTTCGGCTCGCACCTGGGCAGCTTCGAAGCCTTGCGCGTGCTGGCGCGGCAACGGCCCGACGTGAAGGTGCGGGTGGTGCTCGATCGCGGCCACAACCCGCATCTGACCCAATTGCTCGACGCGCTGGATCCGGAAATCGCCCGCAACGTCATCGACGCCGGCCAGGACGGCCCGTCGATCGTGTTCGCGATCAAGCAGGCCACCGACGAAGGCGCGATCGTGGCGCTGCTGGTCGATCGCGCCGCGCCCGGCGAGCCGTCGACGATGGCGTCCTTCCTCGGCGCCAGCGCGCCGTTCCCGACCGCGCCGTGGCTGATCGCGGCGGCGTTGAAATTACCGGTGGTGCTGGCCTTCGGCCTGTATCGTGGCGGTCCGCGCTACGACCTGGTGTTCGAATCGTTCAGCGACGGTGTGGCGATCGAGCGGCATAACCGCCCGGCGATGTTGTCCGCACTGGTCCAGCGCTATGCCGAGCGCCTGCAGCATCATGCTCGCAGCGCGCCCTACAACTGGTTCAACTTCTACGATTTCTGGCATGCCGATGACGCTCAACAAGCCTTGCCTGATGCTGGCGCTGATGTTCGCCGCCGGGTCGCCGCGCGCCGCTCCGGTTACTGA
- a CDS encoding 3-hydroxyacyl-ACP dehydratase FabZ family protein encodes MQFAISADHPCLPGHFPGRPLVPGVVLLERVIEAVQAAHGPLGALRLPQVKFLQPLLPEQVAEVELETLDARRWRFRVRHSGEVLASGEIVAESLSASSPATDAHA; translated from the coding sequence ATGCAGTTCGCTATCTCCGCCGACCATCCCTGTCTGCCGGGCCATTTCCCCGGCCGTCCGCTGGTGCCCGGCGTGGTGCTGTTGGAGCGCGTGATCGAAGCGGTGCAAGCCGCGCACGGCCCGTTGGGCGCGCTGCGCCTGCCGCAGGTGAAGTTTCTGCAACCGCTGTTGCCCGAACAAGTCGCCGAAGTCGAACTGGAAACGCTCGACGCGAGGCGCTGGCGGTTTCGCGTGCGGCATTCGGGCGAGGTTTTGGCCAGCGGCGAAATCGTCGCCGAATCGCTTTCCGCTTCTTCGCCTGCCACGGACGCGCACGCATGA
- a CDS encoding phosphopantetheine-binding protein produces MSEQSPAERELAQLLVESLNLEDVAPEQIDPQAALFNDGLGLDSIDALELALAITKRYGFQLRSDSDENRRIFASLRALSSHIEQHRAG; encoded by the coding sequence ATGTCTGAACAAAGCCCTGCCGAACGCGAACTGGCGCAGCTGCTGGTCGAGAGCCTGAACCTGGAAGACGTGGCGCCGGAGCAGATCGATCCGCAGGCGGCGCTGTTCAACGACGGCCTGGGCCTGGACTCGATCGACGCGCTGGAACTGGCGCTGGCGATCACCAAGCGCTACGGCTTCCAGCTGCGTTCGGACAGCGACGAAAACCGCCGCATCTTCGCCTCGCTGCGGGCGCTGTCGAGTCACATCGAACAGCACCGCGCCGGCTGA
- a CDS encoding NAD(P)/FAD-dependent oxidoreductase, with the protein MDVDVLVVGGGPAGTTTATLLARKGWKVLLLEKGSHPRFHIGESLLPMNLAILQRLGVLEQVRAIGTHKPGAEFPIDAERYNTFRFERAINPQFGYAFQVKREEFDQLLFRHSQANGVDAREQVKVEKIEFNEHGRPVAAIARTHDGGELRVRMRYLVDGSGRDTLLGSQLKLKQKNTLHQSAAIFSHFTGVQRRDGEDAGNITVQRFAHGWMWLIPLQRDVMSVGAVCFPEYLKQRRGESEGFLMKTLESEPSVWRRMQGAQRCGGVHVTGNYSYTCSRMTGPGWVMVGDAYAFVDPVFSSGVYLGMNSGEQAASVVDGALREPAREAELQRAMVVRLKRGLKHFQWFIYRFTTPVMRELFNAPRNYWQVEQAVISMLAGDVFDNKAVLRRLRLFRFIYAMTALRMAPQALRGWLRRKRQVGVDFRGDTLQQGNP; encoded by the coding sequence TTGGACGTAGACGTCCTGGTCGTCGGCGGCGGCCCGGCCGGCACCACCACGGCGACCTTGCTCGCGCGCAAGGGCTGGAAGGTGTTGCTGCTGGAGAAAGGCAGCCATCCGCGCTTCCACATCGGCGAGTCGCTGCTGCCGATGAACCTGGCCATCCTCCAGCGCCTGGGCGTGCTCGAACAGGTGCGCGCCATCGGCACGCACAAGCCCGGCGCCGAGTTCCCGATCGACGCCGAGCGCTACAACACCTTCCGCTTCGAACGCGCGATCAATCCGCAGTTCGGCTACGCCTTCCAGGTCAAGCGCGAAGAGTTCGACCAGTTGCTGTTCCGCCACAGCCAGGCCAACGGCGTGGACGCGCGCGAGCAGGTCAAGGTCGAGAAGATCGAATTCAACGAACACGGCCGCCCGGTCGCGGCGATCGCGCGCACCCACGACGGCGGCGAACTGCGCGTGCGCATGCGCTATCTGGTGGACGGCAGCGGCCGCGATACCTTGCTGGGCAGCCAGCTCAAGCTCAAGCAGAAGAACACGCTGCACCAGTCGGCGGCGATCTTCAGCCATTTCACCGGCGTGCAGCGCCGCGACGGCGAGGACGCCGGCAACATCACCGTGCAGCGTTTCGCCCACGGCTGGATGTGGCTGATCCCGCTGCAGCGCGATGTGATGAGCGTGGGCGCGGTATGTTTCCCGGAGTACCTCAAACAGCGCCGCGGCGAGAGCGAAGGCTTCCTGATGAAGACGCTGGAGTCCGAGCCGTCGGTATGGCGGCGCATGCAGGGCGCGCAGCGCTGCGGCGGCGTGCACGTGACCGGCAACTACTCCTACACCTGTTCGCGCATGACCGGGCCGGGCTGGGTCATGGTCGGCGATGCGTATGCCTTCGTCGATCCTGTTTTTTCCTCCGGCGTGTACCTGGGCATGAACAGCGGCGAGCAGGCCGCTTCGGTCGTGGACGGCGCGCTGCGCGAACCGGCGCGCGAAGCCGAACTGCAGCGCGCGATGGTGGTCAGGCTCAAGCGCGGGCTCAAGCACTTCCAGTGGTTCATCTACCGCTTCACCACGCCGGTGATGCGGGAGTTGTTCAACGCGCCGCGCAATTACTGGCAGGTCGAACAGGCGGTGATCTCGATGCTGGCCGGCGACGTGTTCGACAACAAGGCGGTGCTGCGCCGGCTGCGCTTGTTCCGTTTCATCTACGCGATGACCGCGCTGCGCATGGCGCCGCAGGCCCTGCGCGGCTGGCTGCGGCGCAAGCGCCAGGTCGGCGTGGATTTCCGCGGCGACACGCTGCAGCAGGGCAACCCGTGA
- a CDS encoding beta strand repeat-containing protein: MNRSTLLALAIASVIGINVVASTQAFAGNNCDLNDGDTSNENSGGSTASGANAISCGNGNSADGAESTAIGQANSAAGASASALGFVNSATGDDSSAVGNFNQALGVGSNAFGRINTVTGDGANGFGSLNTVGGAGAAAFGDGNTVGGDGAVALGNGNDAGGAGSHASGNGNFATGGASLAVGSGNVSSGEDSTAVGRLNTAAATASSAVGYVNSANSENASALGNFNVASGIGSNAIGRSNSAAGLNANSLGADNEADGDDATAVGNANIASGARSNAVGSGNESSGSGAVAVGADNVADSTDASAIGIANEARAANASALGYVNTASGIDSSALGNFNTAVGAGSNAVGRGNNVNGLNANAVGGDNTADGDNASAVGTNNAASANNSNAFGAYNAAVGEASNAFGRNNTASGLNSNAIGGDNTVAGDNANAVGNANVASGANATALGTGNTASGANSLAAGFNSQATAADSVALGSNSLADRANTVSVGAAGAERQITNVADGAQATDAVNVRQLQDAISVAGDGYVIRGDQSGTDSVAAGAGSTSSGANSSALGSGSLASGTNATAVGGASTASGDDSTAVGAANTAAGNASSAVGFVNSANAADSSAFGNFNLAGGTGSNAFGRLNTVVGNGSNAFGGDNTVDGERSNAVGNNNNVSAANATAIGNDNVASGANTLVVGNNAQATAADSLALGNNSVADRANTVSFGAAGAERQLVNVADATQGTDAVNLRQLQGAISTAGDGYVIRGTQTGTGGVAAGAGSTASGANSSALGVSSEASGVGSTAVGSASKATGVDSTALGAANTAQGASSSAVGYVNTALGENSSAFGNFNTANGEGSNAFGRNNTATGLNSNAIGGDNTVGGDNANAVGNANVASGANATALGTGNTASGANSLAAGFNSQATAADSVALGSNSLADRANTVSVGAAGAERQITNVADGAQATDAVNVRQLQGAISVAGDGYVIRGDQSGTDSVAAGAGSTSSGANSSALGSGSLASGTNATAVGGASTASGDDSTAVGAANTAAGNGSSAVGFVNSANAADSSAFGNFNLAGGIGSNAFGRLNTVVGNGSNAFGGDNTVDGERSNAVGNNNNVSAANATAIGNDNVASGANTLVVGNNAQATAADSLALGNNSVADRANTVSFGAAGAERQLVNVAAATQDTDAVNLSQLNTVTGVFGGGASFSGGVFVAPTYTIQGSAFNDVGSAFGAVDGRLTDLYGRIAAIPAGPQGPQGPQGPQGPGGPQGPQGPQGPQGPGGSPLSANYDDASRSQLTLEGADGTRVSNVADGTAATDAVNLRQMQAGDTASVQTANGYTNNQIQQSNARADAGDARTLQSANTYTDQRINGLNLDFGNFRAEVNDRFEDLDRRIRRNGAMSAAMSQMSANSAYAKPGRGRLSVGAGFQDGESGVAIGYGRRINENVSISLGAAFSGSETSGGIGFGVDL, translated from the coding sequence ATGAATCGCAGCACCCTACTGGCGCTGGCTATTGCCAGCGTCATCGGTATCAACGTGGTCGCATCGACGCAGGCGTTCGCAGGCAACAACTGCGACCTCAACGATGGCGACACCAGCAACGAGAACAGCGGCGGCAGCACCGCCAGCGGCGCCAACGCGATCAGCTGCGGCAACGGCAACAGCGCCGACGGCGCGGAAAGCACCGCGATCGGACAAGCCAACAGCGCGGCCGGCGCGAGCGCCAGCGCCTTGGGCTTCGTCAACAGCGCGACCGGCGACGACAGCAGCGCGGTCGGCAACTTCAATCAGGCGCTCGGCGTGGGCAGCAATGCCTTCGGGCGGATCAACACCGTCACCGGCGACGGCGCGAACGGTTTTGGCAGTCTGAATACCGTCGGCGGCGCGGGGGCGGCGGCGTTCGGCGACGGCAATACCGTCGGCGGCGACGGGGCGGTGGCGCTGGGTAACGGCAACGACGCCGGTGGAGCGGGCAGCCACGCTTCCGGTAACGGCAACTTCGCGACCGGCGGCGCTTCCCTGGCGGTCGGCTCTGGCAATGTGTCTTCTGGCGAAGACAGCACTGCGGTCGGTCGCCTGAATACCGCCGCCGCGACCGCTTCCAGCGCCGTGGGCTACGTCAACTCGGCGAATAGCGAGAACGCCAGCGCGCTGGGCAATTTCAACGTCGCCAGCGGTATCGGATCGAATGCGATCGGCCGTTCCAACAGCGCGGCCGGCCTCAATGCCAATTCGCTAGGCGCGGATAACGAGGCCGATGGCGACGACGCGACCGCCGTAGGCAATGCGAACATCGCCAGCGGCGCGCGCAGCAACGCCGTCGGCAGCGGTAACGAATCAAGCGGATCCGGTGCGGTCGCTGTCGGCGCCGATAACGTCGCCGACTCCACCGACGCAAGCGCCATCGGCATCGCCAACGAGGCCCGCGCGGCCAACGCCAGCGCGCTGGGCTACGTCAATACCGCCAGCGGCATCGACAGCAGCGCGCTCGGCAACTTCAATACCGCCGTCGGCGCCGGTTCCAACGCGGTGGGTCGCGGCAATAACGTCAATGGCCTGAACGCCAATGCGGTCGGCGGAGACAATACCGCCGACGGCGATAACGCCAGCGCGGTCGGCACCAACAACGCCGCCAGCGCCAACAACAGCAACGCGTTCGGCGCTTACAACGCCGCTGTCGGCGAAGCTTCCAATGCGTTTGGCCGTAACAACACCGCGAGTGGCCTCAACAGCAATGCGATCGGCGGCGACAACACGGTCGCAGGCGACAACGCCAATGCGGTCGGCAACGCCAACGTAGCCAGCGGCGCGAATGCGACGGCGCTGGGTACGGGCAATACGGCGAGCGGCGCGAACAGCCTGGCGGCGGGATTCAACAGCCAGGCGACCGCGGCCGATTCGGTGGCTCTGGGTTCGAACTCGTTGGCGGATCGGGCCAATACGGTCTCGGTCGGCGCCGCGGGCGCGGAGCGACAGATCACCAACGTGGCCGATGGCGCGCAGGCGACCGATGCGGTGAACGTACGTCAGCTGCAAGACGCGATCAGCGTCGCCGGCGACGGTTACGTGATCCGCGGCGACCAGTCGGGCACCGACAGCGTCGCGGCAGGGGCAGGCAGCACCTCGAGCGGCGCCAACAGCAGCGCACTGGGCAGCGGCAGTCTGGCCAGCGGCACGAATGCGACAGCGGTCGGTGGCGCCAGTACCGCCAGCGGCGACGACAGCACCGCGGTAGGCGCGGCGAATACCGCGGCGGGCAATGCCTCCAGCGCGGTGGGCTTCGTCAACTCCGCCAATGCCGCGGACAGCAGCGCGTTCGGCAATTTCAATCTGGCCGGTGGAACCGGTTCGAACGCGTTCGGCCGTCTCAACACCGTGGTCGGCAACGGTTCGAATGCCTTCGGCGGCGACAATACAGTCGACGGCGAAAGGTCGAACGCGGTAGGCAACAACAACAACGTATCGGCGGCCAACGCGACGGCGATCGGCAACGACAACGTCGCCAGCGGAGCGAACACGCTGGTGGTCGGCAACAACGCTCAAGCCACCGCCGCCGATTCGCTCGCGCTGGGCAACAACTCGGTGGCCGATCGCGCCAACACGGTCTCGTTCGGCGCCGCCGGTGCCGAGCGGCAGCTGGTCAATGTCGCTGATGCGACACAGGGCACCGACGCGGTGAATCTGCGCCAGCTGCAGGGTGCGATCTCTACCGCCGGCGACGGCTATGTGATTCGCGGTACCCAGACCGGAACGGGCGGTGTCGCCGCCGGCGCCGGCAGCACGGCGAGCGGAGCGAACAGCAGCGCACTGGGCGTGAGCAGTGAAGCCAGCGGTGTCGGTTCGACCGCGGTCGGCAGCGCGAGCAAGGCGACGGGTGTAGACAGCACGGCACTGGGCGCGGCCAACACAGCGCAGGGCGCATCGTCCAGCGCGGTGGGTTACGTCAACACCGCGCTCGGCGAAAACAGCAGCGCATTCGGCAATTTCAATACGGCCAACGGTGAGGGATCGAATGCGTTCGGCCGTAACAACACCGCGACCGGTCTCAACAGCAATGCGATCGGCGGTGACAACACGGTCGGGGGCGACAACGCCAATGCGGTCGGCAACGCCAACGTAGCCAGCGGCGCGAATGCGACGGCGCTGGGCACGGGCAATACGGCCAGCGGCGCGAACAGCCTGGCGGCGGGATTCAACAGCCAGGCGACCGCGGCCGATTCGGTGGCCCTGGGCTCGAACTCGTTGGCGGATCGGGCCAATACGGTCTCGGTCGGCGCCGCGGGCGCGGAGCGACAGATCACCAACGTGGCCGATGGCGCGCAGGCGACCGATGCGGTGAACGTACGTCAGCTGCAAGGCGCGATCAGCGTCGCCGGCGACGGTTACGTAATCCGCGGCGACCAGTCGGGCACCGACAGCGTCGCGGCAGGGGCAGGCAGCACCTCGAGCGGCGCCAACAGCAGCGCACTGGGCAGCGGCAGTCTGGCCAGCGGCACGAATGCGACAGCGGTCGGTGGCGCCAGTACCGCCAGCGGCGACGACAGCACCGCGGTGGGCGCGGCGAATACCGCGGCGGGCAATGGCTCCAGCGCGGTGGGCTTCGTCAACAGCGCCAATGCCGCGGACAGCAGCGCGTTCGGCAACTTCAATCTGGCCGGTGGAATCGGTTCGAACGCGTTCGGCCGTCTCAACACCGTGGTCGGCAACGGTTCGAATGCCTTCGGCGGCGACAATACAGTCGACGGCGAAAGATCGAACGCGGTAGGCAACAACAACAACGTATCGGCGGCCAACGCGACGGCGATCGGCAACGACAACGTCGCCAGCGGTGCGAACACGCTGGTGGTCGGCAACAACGCTCAAGCCACCGCCGCCGATTCGCTCGCGCTGGGCAACAACTCGGTGGCCGATCGCGCCAACACGGTCTCGTTCGGCGCCGCCGGTGCCGAGCGGCAGCTGGTCAATGTCGCCGCGGCCACGCAGGACACCGATGCGGTGAATCTGTCGCAACTCAACACGGTGACGGGTGTGTTCGGCGGCGGTGCCAGCTTCAGCGGCGGCGTGTTCGTCGCGCCGACGTACACGATCCAGGGCAGTGCGTTCAACGATGTGGGTTCGGCGTTCGGCGCGGTCGATGGCCGGCTGACCGATCTGTACGGACGCATCGCGGCGATTCCGGCCGGGCCGCAAGGGCCTCAGGGGCCGCAAGGTCCGCAGGGACCGGGTGGTCCGCAGGGTCCGCAAGGGCCGCAGGGTCCGCAGGGGCCGGGCGGTTCGCCGTTGTCGGCCAACTACGACGATGCGTCGCGCAGCCAGCTGACGCTGGAAGGCGCCGACGGTACGCGCGTGTCGAACGTCGCCGACGGCACCGCGGCCACCGACGCGGTCAATCTGCGCCAGATGCAGGCCGGCGACACCGCCTCGGTGCAGACCGCCAACGGCTACACCAACAATCAGATCCAGCAGTCCAACGCCCGCGCCGACGCTGGCGATGCGCGCACGCTGCAATCGGCCAACACCTACACCGATCAGCGCATCAACGGCCTGAACCTGGACTTCGGCAATTTCCGCGCCGAGGTCAACGACCGCTTCGAGGATCTGGATCGCCGCATCCGCCGCAACGGCGCGATGTCGGCGGCGATGTCGCAGATGTCGGCCAACAGCGCCTATGCCAAGCCCGGTCGCGGCCGCTTGTCGGTCGGCGCCGGGTTCCAGGACGGCGAAAGCGGCGTGGCGATCGGCTACGGCCGGCGCATCAACGAAAACGTGTCGATCAGTCTGGGCGCGGCGTTCTCCGGTTCGGAAACCTCCGGCGGCATCGGCTTCGGCGTGGATTTGTAA
- a CDS encoding post-PEP-CTERM-1 domain-containing protein, with the protein MKAGLFVPGLFLLSLSVANATQNDATDTSMASSKVGIDQVTGKLRPLTAEESSALEQAGASRQKSMAKTSAMRGVAPADDAAARATERRLPSGAVARKAPLSMMSTLTATRDASGKLVIRHSEPGDSSAANAPHEELPSE; encoded by the coding sequence ATGAAGGCCGGGCTGTTCGTGCCCGGTTTGTTTTTGCTCAGCTTGAGCGTGGCGAACGCCACGCAAAACGACGCAACCGATACGTCCATGGCCAGTTCCAAGGTCGGCATCGACCAGGTCACCGGCAAGTTGCGTCCGCTCACCGCGGAAGAAAGCAGCGCGCTGGAACAGGCCGGCGCAAGCCGGCAGAAGTCCATGGCGAAAACCAGCGCGATGCGCGGCGTGGCTCCGGCCGACGACGCGGCCGCGCGCGCCACCGAGCGGCGCTTGCCCAGCGGCGCGGTCGCACGCAAGGCGCCGCTGAGCATGATGAGTACGCTCACCGCCACCCGCGACGCTTCCGGCAAGCTCGTGATCCGGCACAGCGAACCCGGCGACTCCAGCGCCGCGAACGCCCCGCACGAGGAGCTGCCGAGTGAATAA
- a CDS encoding PA domain-containing protein, whose translation MNKSLLASALALAAALSCAPSAHAARLTLINLDNGTQVGLNDPTPAAPVGGNPGTTVGEQRRIAYQYAMDAWGAVVQSTVEIKIYASFARLNCTATSATLGQAGPNWVVNDFPGSRPNTMYHSALGDAIAGKDLVIDADDPADISSAFNGDLGKPDCLAGRGWYLGLDGKTPNSTINFLNVVMHEIGHGLGASGFLNKNSGVLGLGTGMTDVYTANAYDNVQNKRFDDPAMTDALRATAMKTPGRTVWDGAQVNTQAALILDNRTVLNVSAPAAAAGSYEIGFADFGPAPTATSFPSNQLVLVDDGVAAASTSDGCETPFVNAAAVAGKIAVIDRGTCGFAVKAKNAQLNGAAGVVIVNNAGGVQGMGNAVPPITDITIPTVMISQAEGGLVKANLPATASVLVDPSFLQGADRNGRTRLYSPTVVAGGSTFSHFDTDLQPNALMEPFDTPEIQSQLNVDLTPALFTDIGWTLNPGNAVLGTCNTTVKAVDTGGLIVGANITAESNLCAAHSNGSRALYLRCISDHATQLQQQGAITTTQLGKVRQCAATVRP comes from the coding sequence GTGAATAAGTCCCTGCTCGCAAGCGCGCTCGCGCTCGCCGCCGCGCTGTCGTGCGCGCCGTCCGCCCACGCCGCGCGCCTGACCCTGATCAATCTCGACAACGGCACCCAGGTCGGCCTCAACGATCCCACCCCGGCCGCGCCGGTCGGCGGCAATCCCGGCACCACCGTCGGCGAACAGCGCCGCATCGCCTATCAATACGCGATGGACGCATGGGGCGCGGTGGTGCAAAGCACCGTCGAGATCAAGATCTACGCCTCCTTCGCGCGGCTGAATTGCACCGCCACCAGCGCCACGCTCGGCCAGGCCGGTCCGAACTGGGTCGTCAACGACTTTCCCGGCTCGCGTCCGAACACGATGTACCACTCCGCGCTGGGCGACGCGATCGCCGGCAAAGACCTGGTGATCGACGCGGACGATCCGGCCGACATTTCTTCCGCCTTCAACGGCGACCTCGGCAAGCCCGACTGCCTCGCCGGCCGCGGCTGGTATCTGGGCCTGGACGGCAAGACGCCGAACAGTACGATCAACTTCCTCAACGTGGTCATGCACGAGATCGGCCACGGCCTGGGCGCGTCGGGCTTCCTCAACAAGAACAGCGGCGTGCTCGGCCTGGGCACGGGCATGACCGACGTCTACACCGCCAACGCCTACGACAACGTGCAGAACAAGCGCTTCGACGATCCGGCGATGACCGACGCGCTGCGCGCGACGGCGATGAAGACGCCCGGACGCACCGTGTGGGACGGCGCCCAGGTCAACACGCAGGCGGCGTTGATCCTCGACAACCGCACCGTGTTGAACGTCAGCGCGCCGGCGGCGGCCGCGGGCAGCTACGAGATCGGCTTCGCCGACTTCGGCCCGGCGCCGACCGCGACCAGCTTCCCGTCCAACCAGTTGGTGCTGGTCGACGACGGCGTCGCCGCCGCTTCGACCAGCGACGGTTGCGAGACGCCGTTCGTCAACGCGGCGGCGGTGGCCGGCAAGATCGCGGTGATCGATCGCGGCACCTGCGGCTTCGCGGTCAAGGCCAAGAACGCGCAACTCAACGGCGCGGCCGGCGTGGTGATCGTCAACAACGCCGGCGGCGTGCAGGGCATGGGCAACGCGGTGCCGCCGATCACCGACATCACCATTCCCACGGTGATGATCTCGCAAGCCGAAGGCGGCCTGGTCAAGGCCAACCTGCCGGCGACGGCGAGCGTGCTGGTCGATCCGAGCTTCCTGCAAGGCGCCGACCGCAACGGCCGCACGCGTCTGTATTCGCCGACCGTGGTGGCCGGCGGCTCGACCTTCTCGCACTTCGACACCGACCTGCAGCCCAACGCGCTGATGGAACCGTTCGATACGCCGGAGATCCAGTCCCAGCTCAACGTCGATCTGACTCCGGCCTTGTTCACCGATATCGGCTGGACGCTCAATCCGGGCAACGCCGTGCTCGGCACCTGCAACACCACGGTCAAGGCGGTGGATACCGGCGGCCTGATCGTGGGCGCGAACATCACCGCCGAGAGCAACCTGTGCGCGGCGCACTCCAACGGCAGCCGTGCCTTGTATCTGCGCTGCATCTCCGATCACGCCACGCAGTTGCAGCAGCAGGGTGCGATCACCACCACGCAGCTGGGCAAGGTGCGTCAGTGCGCGGCGACGGTGCGCCCGTAA